GAACCGCAAATTCAGCTCGTTATTTGAAAACGAAAAGGTGAGCGAATCGGTCGAAAGGTTTGTTGCGCTCTTCTTCTCGCGCAATGACATCAGCGCACAAATGCTCGAAAAGGCGAATCCCCTGCGTGAAATTGAGTACGTCAATGCTGCGGGGCAGACCAAGCACCTGAGGTTCTCGTTCAGACCGCTTTATGCCGAAGATGCAACGACAGTCACCAGGTTGCTCGTCAGTATCGTCGATGATACCGATGAAGCAAAACTCAGAGAACGTATATCGCTGGCAGAAACGCAGCAACGCTCAGAGCTCGATACGTTGATCAACCTGATTCGCATACCTGCCCCGATTCTTGAGGCGTTTATCGAGCAGCAGCAGGCATACCTGACTGCCGGCAAAAGCCTGATCATGCGCTTTGACGCTCTCGACAACTCTGAAGTCAAGGCCTTCGCACAGCGGGTACACGCGCTGAAAGGCAACGCAATGCAGCTGGGCTTCAGCGAACTCGCTGATCTGTTGCACCGCATCGAAGACCATCTCGAAGTCATGCTGGGGCCCGCAGCATACGACAAACGCTTTACCCGCCACGACATCTCGCAGCTGCTCAATAGGTCAGAACAGTTGATAGTCAGCCGCGAAACTCTCTTTTCGCGAATACGCCAGCTGATCAGCTCTGCCGACAATCAGGGCACTGAGGGGCAGCTTGCCAGATTACGCGCCTTTTGGCTCTCAAAAATTCAGGAACGCGCCTCACTCGCGGGCATTGGAGTTGCACCCGAAGTTTCTTTCGTCGCCGGCAGCGAACGCGTTATCGGGCAGTTGCACAATGTGATCGTGCAACTCTTGCGCAACACGTTCGCCCATGGTATCGAAAGCGCGGCCGAACGCCAAAGCCGTGGCAAACCAAAAGAGCTGACGATCCGCCTGATTATTGCCCGTGCCATGTCGGGATTCACCTGTACCTACTATGAAGATGGCCGCGGCTTTGCGCAAATACCCCAGGGCAGCACAATGACCCTTGCTGAGCTGCTTCAAAAGGGATTGACGGGTACTCAGAAGTCTGCAACCCTTGAAGCCGGTCGTGGTATCGGCATGGACTATATCGCATCAAGCATTCACAATCTGCGCGGCGATATGCGTATTACGAGCCAGAACAACAGCACCATTATTCACATAACCCTGCCGGATTAACCATGCAAATACTTATCGTTGATGATTCAGAACTCATGCGCACAATTGTGGAGCAGGTT
The sequence above is a segment of the Turneriella parva DSM 21527 genome. Coding sequences within it:
- a CDS encoding HAMP domain-containing protein, with protein sequence MLKSLFNFRFRLTAAIFLVALGATVTGLVYYYIDAKRQIWSQMTNRVKDFGKIGITLFNAEDLKFLEKLDQNLNDPSRQRAPVPVSGVTLSALADEEKTKIIRTTPFQILVQKLRRLRYASGKIAVYESILHAGLQSTAEPQIHRVWVAGVKMHAFAPNYLRVLCADEFEEIDRNNNQRIDAEESIYHIGDVFNGRGLTGLGAAIGGELSVGSGYRTEDSGVYISGYTPLKNAKGNIIALLVIDFSAATEFDALFRLKVTGYYIIIAALLFSIMAAATTSRFLLKPLDIMQKAAVRIGQRDFSVRVSTQSRDELADLAYALNLMAQELGEYSTQMERRIAARTSEISGILEALEQGILTIDNRGLIQSEFSAATLRIFAADDLTNRKFSSLFENEKVSESVERFVALFFSRNDISAQMLEKANPLREIEYVNAAGQTKHLRFSFRPLYAEDATTVTRLLVSIVDDTDEAKLRERISLAETQQRSELDTLINLIRIPAPILEAFIEQQQAYLTAGKSLIMRFDALDNSEVKAFAQRVHALKGNAMQLGFSELADLLHRIEDHLEVMLGPAAYDKRFTRHDISQLLNRSEQLIVSRETLFSRIRQLISSADNQGTEGQLARLRAFWLSKIQERASLAGIGVAPEVSFVAGSERVIGQLHNVIVQLLRNTFAHGIESAAERQSRGKPKELTIRLIIARAMSGFTCTYYEDGRGFAQIPQGSTMTLAELLQKGLTGTQKSATLEAGRGIGMDYIASSIHNLRGDMRITSQNNSTIIHITLPD